The genomic segment TAATAAAGTGATTGTTTCAAAGAAATGCCAGAATGCAGGCATTCTAAAGACACAGGCTGAGCCTGGGTCTGGGCCTGGGCTTCCAGAGCTTAAGCCTGGGAAGGGACATGAAGGATGGAAAGAGGTATTGAgtctcaggaagaggaggaagacactCCTAAGATCAAAAGTCTGCAGTGCCCACTACTTAACCTCCCACATTCTGGCCACCCCATAGGGACTGGGAACACCCCTTTCTGCTCTTGCCTTCTGTAATAGGGTTTGATATTTATTTCCAGGTGTGATTTTTGGAAAGAGAGATGGCACTCTTGTTCCTGCCTGGTGCCCACCCAGGAGGGTTTAAGGAGGAGTAACAAGGATCCCTGGCCTCTTGAGGGACAGCTCTTGAATATCCagccactccccccccccccagttttaaCCTTCCTAACAACATACAAAGGGTAGGAAGAACGCAGGTTCCCACAGGTGTAGGAGATTCGTGAGGCAGGGGTCCAAGAAGATAAAGAGCCCTGGAAAGTGCCCCAGGGAGGACTCATACCCAGAGAAGCCCTTGACAAGAGAACCCATGACCCACAAGAGAAGGGCTCCCTGAAGGAGCGCCATCAATATCTTGAGTTCCAGACACCATTGGCAAGAGCAAGGTAGAGTTGCCTAGCTTGGGCCTGGGCGGTTTGTAACCTCCCTTCTGAAGTGGAGGCCCCAACATCACCAAGTTGCCTAGTGCAATCAGGTGACTTTCTCCCACCCCAAAGGCTCTGCTGAAGAGCAGTTCAGGTCTCCATGCCAGCCCTTGCTTTTCAGGAGTAGTAATTAATACAGCAGATGGCCTCTTCATTCCCTGGGATGAGAAAACAGATTTCTGCAGAGAGGGTTTTACATTATAAAGGAGAAAGTGCTCTTTTAAACTAGTTGAATGTTTTTCAAAGATTgacctattttattattttatggggGTGTTTTTGTccctatgtatgtctgtgcaccattcaTGTGTCTGGTGCCTGATGAAGtaaaaagagggtgtcagagcctcaAGggctggagttatggacagttgtgtgagccatcatatgagtactgggaattgaacatgggccATCcaaagagcagcccgtgctctttcTAGCTGAGACATCTCTCAGGCTCCAGGAGAAagggttttttaagacaggcatGATGTAAGACAACAGTAACAGGGTAGGTGTTTACAGAAACATGCTCCTTGATTTTTCAACTcttaaatacttttaataaaagtACAAGTGTAATTGGTTGACACACCCTGTAACTAGCACTTTGCTCAAGGGTAAAAATTTACTGAGATCCTAGGCATCTCTTCGGACCCCACCAATTACTCCCTTCCAAGATAAGTCATAGGCAAACATATCATGGCTTTTTAGAGGTGTTCGGttctttaaagtaatattttttaaataaattgctttaactgaactcagatcctaaGTGCAAGACGAATTCGAGGGCGCAGCCTGGAGCTAGAACCATCTTTTATCTTTggcaaggaaataaaaatagtgCTGACGGTTGTTTGGGACGTCAGTCAGTTTCATTCTGATTCTGGGGGCGGGAAGGAGTGACCCTGGTCTTAGATCCACAAGTCACCTCCTTGGTTGGTCAGAAATGTCCTCAAAGCaatggcttctggcttctggcttctcttttttctctttgggaaCAAGAATTTCTTGACTGCCTCCTCCCTGCGAATGCATGAACAAGACTGCTCCTGTTTCTAAACCCAGATTCCAaccaagatctctctctctctctctctctctctctctctctctctctctctctctctctctctctctctctctctctctctctctctcttccctcttcccctttctctccccccccaacCTCCCCCAAGACTTTTTGCAAGTCCCTTGATTTCATTCTTTGAACCTGTGATTGGAGGTTAAAGTGCACCAGGTTGGAAGGAGGAAGCTCTTTAACAATAAAGGATTGAATATTTGGCTGTGATCTGGTCGCTGCCCTCTCGcgagcttcccccccccccccgtttcttttaaaatgcaaatagtGTTTCGGGGGTTTGTGAGCGCGGGAGCGCTGCGACTCGACGTCTCCAGCCATTGGTGTCTGTGTCATTACTAATAGAGTCTTGTAAACATTCGTTAATCACGTAAGGCCGCTGGCCTGGGACACCGCGAGCCAACCTGTGGTGGCGGGTCTTCCCCCGCCTCCGCAGCCTAGTGGCaaggaggtgggaggaaagaaggaagagagggaggaggcaggacagagggagggactgCCCGGGAGGCAGGAGCGCCGCTAGGAGCCAGCGGAGCACCGTGGGCTGAGGTGCAGCCAGCCACCCGCAGCTCCCCGCGCCCCCGCGTCCCTAGCCCTCAGTGCCCTGCGCCTCTGGCAGCCTCCAGGATTCTTCCCCAGGCAGCATGGTGAGGTCTGCTCTGGGTCCCTCGCCACCATGTACGTGAGCTACCTCCTAGACAAGGACGTGAGCATGTACCCCAGCTCCGTGCGCCACTCCGGCGGCCTCAACCTGGCACCGCAGAACTTTGTCAGCCCCCCGCAGTACCCGGACTACGGTGGTTACCACGTGGCGGCCGCGGCTGCTGCTGCGGCGAATTTGGACAGCGCTCAGTCGCCAGGGCCATCCTGGCCCACCGCATACGGCGCCCCTCTCCGCGAGGACTGGAACGGCTACGCGCCTGGGGGCGCTGCTGCGGCCAACGCTGTAGCCCACGGTCTCAACGGGGGCTCCCCGGCCGCCGCTATGGGCTACAGCAGCCCCGCCGACTACCACGCTCACCATCACCCGCATCACCACCCGCACCATCCGGCTGCCGCGCCGTCTTGCGCCTCCGGCTTGCTGCAAACACTCAACCCCGGCCCTCCAGGGCCGGCAGCCACCGCCGCCGCCGAGCAGCTGTCGCCCAGCGGCCAGCGGCGAAACCTGTGCGAGTGGATGCGGAAGCCCGCGCAGCCCTCCCTGGGAAGCCAAGGTAAGCGGTGCTGGGGCGCGTCCCAGGTCCCGCGTGCACCGGGACTGTCGCCGGCAGCCTGCGAGCTTCTCGCCAGTAGAGGAGGGGCAAGGGGAAAAACACTGGGATGGACCCCTGGTGGGGGGGGGTTTTGCTGATTGCGGTCCCAGATGTGCATATTTTGTGCTTCGCACACGTTTGTTTAGGGCAGAGGAATGGTTTCCTCTCTCTAACAGTTCCTCGTTGGCTACATCGGGATACCTTCGGAAGTTCCCGACGATCTTGTAAGCTCTCCGCCGCGAGGAGAATCACATCCTCGAGTTCGCTGCCGCCGGCATTCCTTACACACCTCCCAGCCGAAAGAGGGGTCTTGGATCCCCTCATCGTGCCTACACCACTTAGCTAcccactctccttcctccatctgagGTACCCCCTAAAGAGGTAATTGCCAGGGAGTGTGGAGATTGAACCGGGACCAGTTTGACCATTAAAGCCAACTCAAGGGGTCAGCGCtgctgaagcagagacaggaggctgctGTGGTCCGCTGGAGAGAAGGAAGGCGATGGCCCCTGGAGCTTAAGGGGAAGGGGGAGTTCCAGGATCCCTGACCCTTCCTTCTGCTAAGCAAAGTCTTCCACGGAAGTCCTCTCTTGTCATCACAGAGTgcaagaagcagggagaggaatTCCTGAACGGACTCAGCTTCTTCAGATGTGGGCCATTTTTCTCTAACCTAACCTTCAAGGATCTCGTGTGTCTGCGGGTGTTGTGTATTCCAGACTCGGGAGATAATTACTAAAGACCCTAGGTTTGCCGAACTGTGGGACTCACTGGCGTCGGTTTTTGCCTTTTCTGATGTCcctatgtgtggggggggggtgagaaaagtgtgacAGAGGAGTGGTATTGGAGTCCCCTTTTTGTTCCGTGGAACCTTCTTCAGCTCTTTGAGTTTCCGCCTCTCTCGGTTTGCATCTAGTCGGTACAGCCAGGCCACATGCAGGTTATGGCCACTTTACGGAGGTTTATAGCCAATTACAGCCGTATAAATCAGAGCGGCACTTGGGGgcctgtctctggctcttctGCGTCACTGAGCACACCCCATGAGCAGCCTGGTGGGCAATGTTGTCGGACAGAAGGCTACAGATTAGCCTCCAGTGAGTGGGCTTTGGCTTGGTCATTTCCAAGAGGATTTATTCCTAGACCTGAGCTACCCCCAAACCTTCCCTGCACCAGCCTGCCTGAAGGACACAATGGGCGGGGGTCTCCTGCAGGGGTCTTAGAGACCAACGAAAGACTTTTAGCGTGCAGGGGGTGGGTGGTCCGAGACTGGGGTCCTGGGAGGGGGCGGATAACCTCAGGAGTCCTGGCCGCGGGGTCAGCAGATGAGAGGCCGCTGTGAAGTCCCGCGCCGAGGTGGCAAGGCCGCTGTCGGCGCCGGGCGCCCTTGTGATGTTAATGTGGGGAGGCTGTGGCCCGCAGCGCCGGAGCCCGACTCCTCTGCAGAGCGTCGTCTGTCAAGGGGCAGAGGCGTGTACGCCGCCCGGCCAGCTTTGATGTACACCTTTTCAGCCCAGCCATTGTCTCTTTTAGGGCCCGGAAAGAGGGTGGTGACTTTCGCAGTCAATAATGAATTCTGACAACTCCTTCTCATCCCTCCCCTCTTCCAGCCCCCCTGCTTGGTTCCCAGGGGGTGTGGGGCCGCCTCCCAGACCCTTGAGGAAACGGACCTCAGAGCGCTGAGTCCTTATTGCGTTCCTCAGCCCGCGCGCGTGGTGCTGAACCGGCAGCATCCATCCTAAGACGAGAACCTCTGGGGGAACTGTCCTGCGCCTCCCTTCCCAGCTCTGATGGTTTCCTTTAGGACTCCAAGTGTTGTGCTATTCGGGCTGCGCACCCGGATCTGGTTCTGTCGTCTTCTGTGGAATGGGGCACTGGAGAGTGGGTTTCAGGCAGTAGCTGGTGTGAATGCGTTCAGGATATGTTGGatccctttttttccccaaagaaggCGCGGGGTCGAGGCCGCAGCGCCCATTCAAATGCGCCTGCGGGGCTGTGTTTATGTTAATGCGCCTGGCGGGGAAGGGGATGAAAGCTGAGGCCGCCATTTGCTCAGTAGTGGTAATTCAAACAGAATGCGGTTGTTATTAAGGCATTGAAAGGGCTTTTCTTTGATAAGATCGCCTTGTCCTGCATTGTTTGCGACTGTGTTCCCCTTTCAGAGGCTGGGGGGGAGCTCTCTGATCCCTCCTGTATCCTTCCAGGGCGCTTTTGTTGTGGTTTGCAAAGGTTTTTACCTGAACAAAGTCAGCCTGCGGGGCCTTAAACACCTCTGGGCAACTCCTACCCCTTAGATCTCCTTGTTCGACTAGGCACTGGGCGCTAAAACCTGCTTTGCTGTGAGACCTCTCCAACTTGAGACGTGGAACAGTTCCTGGCCAGCGTTCTGTCGAAAAGCAACCCCGACAGACCGGGTGAATAGACAGGCTCCAGCCTGATGCAGCAGTCCCGCGCTATTTGTCAAGGCCCTTCAGTAAAACAATCAATCCAAGATTTAATATGTTGACTCAATCCAATGATCATAGGTCACTGGTCAGGATAGCTGTCGCATGGAATAAATGGGGAATTAGAAAAGTTGCCCTGGGCCGAACCTGGTTGGGCAGGAATGAAGTGTTCTCAGCAGGAGGGTTTGTCCTTCTGACATTGTGGAGCCCAGCTCAGAATTCCAGAGCAGGAGTTAGTTACAGTATCTAGAATATGATTCTGGTGGCTTTCAGGAAGCTGCCAGTTCCTGTACCCATCTCTCCACTGTACTGAGACAAAAGGGAAACCAACAGCTTACCCTGACACCACAGTCCCAGGTGTTTTAAAGGTGGCTGTCATTTCTAGTAAACCTGAAAATGGATATTATATACCTGGGGACTCTGGccactccccccacctccctttctTCTGGTCCTAAATAGACTATATTTGGATTCTAGGTAGGAGGGGGCTGTGTGAGACGTTAGTTGTGCCCCGAGGCTCACACCCTTCTCCTCCCCTGGATCCTGTGGTGGATATTGTCAGCCTTGGTAGTAGACAGTCACACCTGCTCCCCCCCACTACATCagtaaaggaagagaaatggctCCTGGGTTAGGGAGGTTTGTCATTACCTATGACTGATGGATTGTAGTTCTTAGCCAaagcttctccttcctccacagtgAAAACCAGAACGAAAGACAAATACCGAGTCGTGTACACAGACCATCAGCggctggagctggagaaggagtttCATTACAGTCGATACATCACCATCAGGAGGAAAGCTGAGCTGGCGGCCACACTGGGGCTCTCGGAGAGGCAGGTGGGAATTGCCTTCCCGGGGTCTGGCTATTACTGCATGGGGTGGGGGCACTGGCAGGTAGCACTAGGAAGCCTGGCCAAGAGTCCATCCACCCTTTCCATCGTGAAAGGGAGAGAGCGGTTTCCTTCTGGGAATCCTTAAATTACCAGttgtcttttcttaatttttctgaattgctttttattttgagggaTCTGAGAACTGCAAGAAAAATCAAGGCACTACTCAAGCATGGAACTCCACTTGGGCCAATAAAGATTTATTAGGATGGTGATTTTCAACTTGTGGGTccagagatatttacattataattcataacagtaataaaattacagttacaaagtagcaacacaataattttgtggctggggtcaccacaacatgaagaactgtattaaagggtcacagcattaagaacaTTGACAATCACTGTATTAGGATATGTTCTCTTTATCCCAGGACtaggggaaagaaaaatgaaggccCCGTCTACTCATACATTAaagaggcaggggctggagggatggctcagcatttaagagtacattaatgctctttcagaggattgaGTTCTGTtttcagcacccatatcaggtggctcacagtggcctgtaactccagctgcaggggtcatccagtgcctctggcttctgtgggtaatCTCActctgtatatgtgcatacacataattaaacataaaaacttgtttctttaaaaaaatgaaagaggtgTCGCTTGGCACACAAACACTTTCTATAGtatagggaaaaggaaaaaaaacaggacaaaTTCAGTCAGGAAATTTTACAGGAAATCTCCTTGCGGGCACTGAGGGCCAAAGGATGCCCGTGAAGCACACCCGAGTTGGCCACCCATCTGCATGGGGGGAGGAcctttctctgtggtttctgcgTGGTACTGAGATTCCAAGAGGCTCTTTTGGAAAGCAacgggggaagggaggggatgggccAGGCGTGGGATTGCCACTTCCCATCAGGCTGATTTGAGTCTGGGAACGAATGCTTCCACATTGCGCTAAAGCTCAATGGTGGGGGGCGTTGGATAGTGATTGGAAACTTCTGGAAGAGCCAATCACTATCCAAAGAGACTTTTTCCTCAGGCAAGGATGATCTTGGAatgctgctgcttctcttttCATCTCTTCTACCTTCTTCCTTGTCATTTCTAGGTTAAAATTTGGTTTCAGAACCGAAGAGCCAAGGAAAGGAAAATCAACAAGAAGaaactgcagcagcagcagcagcagcagcagcagcagccgccggCCCCACCTCCTCCACAGCCCTCGCAGCCTCAGCCAGGTGCCCTGAGGAGCGTGCCGGAGCCCTTGAGTCCTGTGTCTTCCCTGCAAGGCTCGGTGCCTGGTTCTGTCCCTGGGGTTCTGGGGCCAGCTGGAGGGGTGTTAAACCCCACTGTCACCCAGTGACTCCTCCCATGGTCTGTAGCGGCGGCAGAGCAATTCCAGGCTGAGCCATGAGGAGCGTGGACGCTGCTAGAATCCTCCGAAGAGAcctctctcttcccacccacAAATAATACCTACAGATGAAGAATGGGGACAGAAGTTAGGACAAGTGGGATTGCGGGCCTCAGGGGAAGATATGGTTCAAATTTTTTTCACTCTTTTTCATTCTTACTCTTCCTGTCAGCGATGACAGAGGAAGTGACCTCTGGGGCTtctccatgctccctgccaggaCTGGCTACAGGCACCAACCAAGCCTTCAGCCTCTTCTGCCCCAACTCTTTGCCAACAACAATGGACTGCATTTCTCATTGGAGCTGAGGAAGGAGTGAGGCTGGGGGATGAGAAATACTTGAGTCAAGATGGCTGTTTCCTGCCGACTGCTTTCTGAGAACCAGCTGGCCGTCCAGCCTCAGGGCCAGGGACAGTTCAAACTGCATGAGCCAGAGGCAGCTGCGGGAGAAGGCTGGACTAACCGAAGTCTGCAGAACCCCCAGGTGGTCTGGGCTTTCTGCTCCCTCTACAGACCAGGAAGGGGTTGGTGGGCTCAGGGACTGAGGTGAAAGGAGGGGGTGGTTAGCCAACTCCAGGCCCCTGCCGACAAGGGCTTGTTTGGAAAGCCTGTCACCAGAGCTGCTGGAggctgaatgtatgtctgtgttgtaAATGCCAGAGCCAACCTGGACTTCCTGTCCTTTCCCTCGTCTCTGGCTGGTGAAGAACGGAGGTGTTGCAGCGGTTGGCGTTCTTGATCTGTGTAACAAACTAAGCCAGCCTTTCAAAAAGCCATGGGTAGAGAAGCGATGTGTGGtgaagggaagtgggggtatCCGAACACGGTcgacttttattttctaaaaagacaaaagataaacGAACTTTCCAAATTTCAGATCCTGAGATTTATCTTCTTTGGATTTTGACTGAAATTATTCCCACTCTCATACCCCCAGGAAATATCTTCTCCGATTGCACGCTAGAAGTAGTGCGGTGGGGAGGGATGAAGAAGAAGGTAGGGGAGGTTGTCTGGGAAGCCTCTTACCCCTAAGCTTCAGCAGCCCGAAGGAGCAGGAGCAGGTTCTgagcccttcccctcccccacgccGCGGTGCAGCGTTGGGCTGTGGAATGTGCGGTTTTCCTGGGGGTGCCTTTGGGCAAAAGGCTTGTCACAAGGGCTAGCTGCTTCCCAGCTGCTACGGAatcatgggggtggggtaagaAGGCTTCAGTTCCCTTCCCAATGCAAACAGACCACAACTCCATTAGTGACACCCCGCGCGCCCACGTATGCCCCTTAGCCCAGCGAAGTGGACACAAGCAttgattaatatttttctgttctttccgGACGACATTTCCCTGGCTATATATAGTCTTCCGAATCCCTAGACATGTCCATGGGCCCTCTAAGTCTACACTCCTTTAGAATTACCCGGAATGACCTTGTCCTCACACCCTCATTCCCCAAACACAAGAATTCCAAGATCGGTATAAGATTCAAGTGGTGGTTGCATATCTGGCGGATCTGCTGCCGCTCCTGAGTGTCTGGATCTCCGGGCAAGACTGGGAAGGGAAGTTTTACCCCACCATTTAGGACTAAACCGCGCCCTAAAGCCGGGCTAGGACTCACAGGAAGGAGACACGCAGGGCAGGCTGTACGCAGCTGCGAGACGCTTatatcccccccctccccccggcaGCACCTCCCCAATTTCTCCGCCCTTCCTAGTGGCGAATTTGCTGTTAGATTGGGAAGGGGGTCCAGCGGGAAGTAGGAGTTGGCCAACCAGAGGGAAGCAGCGTGGGCGTCTACTAGGCAGGAGCTCCCCGGGTTCAGGGCCAGGTGATCCCCATTGCCCCTAGGTGCCTCCCGCCCCAGCAAAGAGCGCTGCCCTGCGTTCTGGCCGCGCCCACACGCCAGCCCTTTGCCGGCGGCGCGGTTGCTATGCGTTGCCGTGAAACGCCTGTCAATAAACCCTGTTTGGACAGTGGAGCAAGAGCACAAGGGTTGTTTGCTTAGTGGTTAGAGGTTCAAAAGTCGGCATTGTCCTGCTGCACGCGATTACAAGTTCTTCCCCTCTTCCCGGGGCTCGGCCCCCTCCTGGCGCAGAGATGATCTGGGGGCGCAATCTGAAACGCAACCCAGCAAACAacccccctgcccccaccccactatCCACAGCAAACGTCTACCTGAGCCTCCCAGGCCAAGAAAAAAGGGCCCTCCCGGGCCAGTGACGCTTCAGATGACACTGTGTCATCGCGAAAGCTAGCTGGGGGAAATGTGGGATATGGCGAGAACCCGGCAGCTCAGCCTCAATTTAGGCACTAAACTTTAGGGCGCCTTGTGCTTGGAGTTTGAAGCTGTTTTAGAGTTGATGACCGagaggctcccaaatgccccagcACGGGGCGCTTGAGACGTCCAGCCGGGCTCAGGACGCTAGGGGGCGCGTGCGCTCTGGGAAGAGCTGGGGCTTGGAAGTGCTCTGAGCTCTTTCCGTGGAGACACCTGGAAAGGGCTCTAGATCATGGCTAGTCAGGAAATTCCACCCAGCGCCTCTCTTCACCTCAGCTGCTGTCATACTGGGGCTCTTGAGATCTTCCAAAAATAGCCCTAAACCTGTAGAAAATGAGTTTAGGACTGAAGGGGTAGGGACAGGACCCCTTTCACTAACAGCTTAACATGTAATAGGGGACTGGGTTTAGCCCCCAGAACCCTAACTCAGTTCAGACCAAACCTGCAGGAGATTCTTGGGTTTGTTGACTTTAGGAAAACAAACCTGGCAGGTCTGTGCTGGCccactcgggaggctgaagcaagcagatctctgaattcgaggccatcctggtcaacaaaagaaaaaaaaaacagcgcacgcctttaatcccagcacttgggaggcagaggcaggcggatctctgtgagttccagaccagcctggtctacaagagctagtttcaggacaggctccatagccacagagaaaccctgtctcgaaaaacaaacaacaacaacaacaaaacaagtaacaactaaagaatgaaaaagaaaagaaaggaagaaagaaaacaaatttggaGTAGCGATTCTTCACCTTTCTAAAAGAGCCCCTTTGCACCatatctttctctttatttccccCTAAAATTTGTAGtaggttggagaaatggctcagtgcttaagggcactggctgctctttcagaagatatgggtttgagtcccagcacccacaagacacctcacaaccttctgtaactccagttccaggggatctgacaccttcttctgacctctgcagacacggTGCACAGACACGCATACACACTGGCAGAACGCACACAAGAGAAAGGATAAATATGGGAATAAAACCTTGGTGTGGGACGTGTAAGTTGAGGAAGAGGCAAGCTCTGattggctatttttttttgtccctgtGAACAACAATGTGTGGCATTATTCCACCATCTAATAAGGCTAACATTTGAAAGGCAAATGAAGGCAAAGATGTCACTTCTAATATTTAGTCAGATGTTTACATTAGTcaagaagatgattttttttttttttttggtttttcgagacagggtttctctgcagctttggagcctgtcctggagctagctcttgtagaccaggctggtctcgaactcacagagatccgcctgcctctgcctcccgagtgctgggattaaaggcgtgcgccaccaccgcccggcagatgatttttttaagtaggaataaaaacacatttcagtCGGTTTCTCGCTGTTATCATTCATAGCCAACAAGGGAAAGAAGGCAACATGGGCtactgaaaatggaaaaagaaatgggaTGTTTCTAGGGCTGTGATTTGCACCACAGACTGTGATTTCAGGGTCTGGTGACCTTGGGGAGATCTCAGCTCTGACTTACAGCTCACCTGTCTGTCTTGTGGGAGTCAGATGAGGTCAGAGGAGTAAGTATCTTTACAGCACACGCGATAGGCCTTTAGAATGGccaagctactttttttttttttttttttttttttatcgtgaACCATCTTTTGCAAAGTGCTCCGGGGCTCTTACAAAGAACCTTGGGACAGGATAATTTCTCAAATCCCGATAGAATCGCTCattcctggaatttttttttcctctgaatctTTTAGCTCTGGTTGCTTTGTCAAAATAGCCTCCAGTCTGCACTGCACCCACAGAGGTGCGTACACTCTGGAGTGGCAGAGGCTGTAACCTGAATTCCAGATGTGAAGACAAGCAAACGGCTGACTGGTTGGTCGCTTCCCTGCTACTCCCGGAAATGTCCAGACACATCGTTTCTAGGAGGATGAAGATTCCTTAAAGGTGCTTCTGAACCATCCTTGTAACTGATCAGTACTTTTTTGTATTTCGTTTTTGGTTATTTagcttagaagaaaaaaaatcgaGCCTTTTCATTATGAAATGATCTACTCAACACCATCTTATTAACTCCATGTCCCTCCAGGAGCCATTCCCAAGCGCCAGTTGTGGCTTTGACTCTCTAAGGCCCCATTGTCCCTCAAGAGTGGCTCTAAGACAAGCAAGCGGTTTACTCCAGTCCCTATGGTTTCCCAGTCACTGAAACTGCTGTTGCAGGTATCATCGCAGCAAATGAGCCATGGAAGCCAAGAAGGAAAAGCCTACGTTATGTAggtttatttgtaaatatttaaagtattttcttaatcaTAGCTCGTTTATATAAGCGTCTGATTCTCATGAGCtcttttaacttttccttttgcCGGCTCCCTCTGTGCTTCCTCAAAGGTTCTGTTGTGACTAGGAAACCAGGCAGGTGTTAGCAGCAGCTGGAGGAGTCTGGAAGACCCCAGGGCCAAATGATCACCAAGTGCCTCAGTGTT from the Arvicola amphibius chromosome 10, mArvAmp1.2, whole genome shotgun sequence genome contains:
- the Cdx2 gene encoding homeobox protein CDX-2 isoform X2 produces the protein MYVSYLLDKDVSMYPSSVRHSGGLNLAPQNFVSPPQYPDYGGYHVAAAAAAAANLDSAQSPGPSWPTAYGAPLREDWNGYAPGGAAAANAVAHGLNGGSPAAAMGYSSPADYHAHHHPHHHPHHPAAAPSCASGLLQTLNPGPPGPAATAAAEQLSPSGQRRNLCEWMRKPAQPSLGSQVKTRTKDKYRVVYTDHQRLELEKEFHYSRYITIRRKAELAATLGLSERLKFGFRTEEPRKGKSTRRNCSSSSSSSSSSRRPHLLHSPRSLSQVP
- the Cdx2 gene encoding homeobox protein CDX-2 isoform X1 → MYVSYLLDKDVSMYPSSVRHSGGLNLAPQNFVSPPQYPDYGGYHVAAAAAAAANLDSAQSPGPSWPTAYGAPLREDWNGYAPGGAAAANAVAHGLNGGSPAAAMGYSSPADYHAHHHPHHHPHHPAAAPSCASGLLQTLNPGPPGPAATAAAEQLSPSGQRRNLCEWMRKPAQPSLGSQVKTRTKDKYRVVYTDHQRLELEKEFHYSRYITIRRKAELAATLGLSERQVKIWFQNRRAKERKINKKKLQQQQQQQQQQPPAPPPPQPSQPQPGALRSVPEPLSPVSSLQGSVPGSVPGVLGPAGGVLNPTVTQ